The following proteins are encoded in a genomic region of Streptococcus constellatus subsp. constellatus:
- a CDS encoding helix-turn-helix transcriptional regulator encodes MTKNLKLKIARVEHDLTQGDLADAIGVTRQTIGLIEAGKYNPSLGLCIAICKRLGKTLDQLFWEENKNKNEN; translated from the coding sequence ATGACGAAAAACCTTAAATTAAAAATAGCTCGGGTTGAGCATGATTTGACCCAAGGAGATTTGGCCGATGCAATTGGTGTAACAAGACAAACGATTGGTCTGATTGAAGCAGGTAAGTATAATCCTAGCCTCGGTTTATGCATTGCAATTTGTAAACGATTGGGTAAAACATTAGATCAATTATTTTGGGAGGAAAATAAAAATAAAAATGAAAATTGA